A section of the Delphinus delphis chromosome 1, mDelDel1.2, whole genome shotgun sequence genome encodes:
- the PTGER3 gene encoding prostaglandin E2 receptor EP3 subtype isoform X1, whose translation MKETRGHESSPSCTRLNQSYPGIWAPQRSAETRSNLTRPVGPGEDFGSVSVAFPMTMLITGFVGNALAMLLVSQSYRRRESKRKKSFLLCIGWLALTDLVGQLLTSPVVIVLYLSHQRWEQLDPSGRLCTFFGLIMTVFGLSSLFIASAMAVERALATRAPHWYSSHMKTSSTRAVLLGVWLAVFAFALLPVLGVGQYTIQCPGTWCFINTGAGGNGTSPSHNRGNIFFASSFAFLGLSALAVTFACNLATIKALVSRCRAKATASQSSAQWGRITTETAIQLMGIMCVLSVCWSPLLIMMLKMIFNHTSVEHCKSSTEKQEECSFFLTAVRLASLNQILDPWVYLLLRKILLQKFCQIRHHTNNYASSSTSLPHQCSSTLMWSDNLER comes from the exons ATGAAGGAGACGCGGGGCCATGAGAGTTCCCCTTCCTGCACGCGCCTCAACCAATCCTACCCCGGCATCTGGGCGCCGCAGCGCTCCGCTGAGACGCGGAGCAACCTAACGCGTCCCGTGGGGCCCGGCGAGGATTTCGGCTCGGTGTCTGTAGCCTTCCCGATGACCATGCTGATCACTGGCTTCGTGGGCAACGCGTTGGCCATGCTGCTCGTGTCTCAGAGCTACCGGCGCCGGGAGAGCAAGCGCAAGAAGTCGTTCCTGCTATGCATCGGCTGGCTGGCGCTCACCGACCTGGTCGGGCAGCTGCTCACCAGCCCGGTCGTCATCGTCCTGTACCTGTCCCACCAGCGCTGGGAGCAGCTCGACCCGTCTGGGAGGCTGTGCACCTTCTTCGGACTCATCATGACCGTCTTTGGGCTCTCTTCGCTCTTCATCGCCAGCGCCATGGCCGTCGAGCGGGCGCTGGCCACCCGGGCGCCGCACTGGTACTCGAGCCACATGAAGACGAGCTCCACCCGCGCCGTGCTGCTCGGCGTGTGGCTGGCGGTGTTCGCCTTCGCCCTATTGCCGGTGCTGGGCGTGGGTCAGTACACCATCCAGTGCCCCGGGACGTGGTGCTTCATTAACACCGGGGCAGGGGGCAATGGGACTAGCCCTTCGCACAACCGGGGCAACATTTTCTTCGCTTCTTCCTTTGCTTTCCTGGGGCTGTCAGCGCTGGCAGTCACCTTCGCCTGCAACTTGGCCACCATTAAGGCCCTAGTGTCCCGCTGCCGGGCCAAGGCCACGGCGTCGCAGTCCAGCGCCCAGTGGGGCCGGATCACGACCGAGACGGCTATCCAGCTCATGGGGATCATGTGCGTGCTGTCGGTCTGCTGGTCGCCGTTGCTG ATAATGATGTTGAAAATGATCTTCAATCATACATCAGTTGAGCACTGCAAGTCGTCCACAGAAAAGCAGGAAGAGTGCAGCTTCTTCTTAACAGCTGTTCGCCTGGCTTCACTGAACCAGATCTTGGATCCCTGGGTTTATCTGCTGCTAAGAAAGATCCTTCTTCAAAAGTTTTGCCAG